One window of Myxocyprinus asiaticus isolate MX2 ecotype Aquarium Trade chromosome 4, UBuf_Myxa_2, whole genome shotgun sequence genomic DNA carries:
- the LOC127440233 gene encoding T-box transcription factor TBX1-like isoform X2 codes for MDDSSPLSPKANAFSIASLISAREQAGNATFEKHGIGLDKQVAQNCSGSFKMHYSTVTREMEAFTTSSLSSLNTPGSYHLSPSPGDPYSHHESQFEPCPAAQHGYTYSGSNPAQAPTQGDTGTSNCSSSSSSSTPNKTLVKKNPKVANINVQLEMKALWDEFNQLGTEMIVTKAGRRMFPTFQVKIFGMDPMADYMLLMDFLPVDDKRYRYAFHSSSWLVAGKADPATPGRVHYHPDSPAKGAQWMKQIVSFDKLKLTNNLLDDNGHIILNSMHRYQPRFHVVYVDPRKDSEKYAEENYKTFVFEETRFTAVTAYQNHRITQLKIASNPFAKGFRDCDPEDWPRNHRPGSLQIMSAFARTRNPMSSPPQQNGTEKEDSRREYDRDPSGTTLHSDPAHQLMSRVLSPALPVLGGLHAVPLTAGPRSPPHELRLDGHPQPPDTLHHHPYKYPTTYEHYLGAKTRPSPYPSPSIRSHGYHPHMNPTTANMYSATSAPTNYDYGPR; via the exons ATGGACGACAGTAGTCCGCTTTCTCCAAAGGCAAATGCTTTCAGTATTGCCTCTCTGATTTCAGCGAGGGAGCAAGCAGGAAACGCAACATTCGAAAAACACGGCATTGGCCTGGACAAGCAAGTGGCGCAAAACTGCTCCGGAtcctttaaaatgcattacagcACTGTCACGCGGGAGATGGAAG CCTTCACGACCAGCAGCCTGAGCAGTCTCAATACGCCCGGGAGTTACCATCTCTCTCCTTCCCCTGGGGATCCGTACAGCCACCACGAAAGCCAGTTCGAGCCGTGCCCGGCAGCCCAGCACGGCTACACCTATTCCGGATCCAACCCAGCACAGGCCCCGACGCAGGGAGACACCGGGACATCCAACTGCTCCTCGTCGTCGTCAAGCTCAACGCCGAATAAAACGCTGGTGAAAAAGAACCCTAAAGTGGCCAATATTAATGTACAGTTGGAAATGAAGGCGCTCTGGGACGAATTTAATCAACTTGGAACTGAAATGATCGTCACAAAAGCCGGGAG GCGAATGTTTCCTACGTTTCAAGTCAAAATATTTGGAATGGATCCAATGGCAGATTACATGCTCCTGATGGATTTCTTACCAGTGGATGATAAACGATACAG GTATGCCTTCCACAGTTCATCGTGGCTGGTGGCTGGGAAAGCTGATCCAGCGACTCCAGGCAGAGTGCACTACCACCCCGACTCACCTGCCAAAGGAGCACAGTGGATGAAACAGATAGTTTCCTTCGATAAACTAAAACTAACCAACAATCTGCTGGACGACAATGGACAC ATAATCCTGAATTCAATGCACAGATACCAGCCCAGATTCCACGTGGTCTACGTAGATCCTCGGAAAGACAGTGAGAAATACGCCGAGGAAAATTACAAGACATTTGTTTTCGAGGAGACCAGATTCACCGCCGTTACAGCATATCAAAATCACAGA ataACACAACTGAAAATCGCCAGCAATCCGTTTGCCAAGGGTTTCAGGGACTGCGATCCTGAGGACTG GCCCCGGAATCACAGGCCGGGCTCTTTGCAAATCATGAGTGCGTTTGCTCGAACCAGGAACCCCATGTCCTCTCCCCCACAGCAGAACGGCACAGAGAAAG AGGACAGTAGACGAGAATATGACCGTGACCCCAGCGGCACTACCCTTCATTCTGACCCGGCTCACCAGCTGATGTCCCGAGTTCTCAGCCCTGCTCTTCCCGTCCTTGGTGGCCTACACGCCGTACCCCTCACAGCTGGCCCACGCAGCCCACCCCACGAACTGCGCCTCGACGGACACCCCCAACCGCCGGACACCCTGCACCACCATCCGTACAAATACCCCACCACCTATGAACATTATCTGGGAGCCAAAACCAGGCCATCTCCGTATCCCTCACCAAGCATTAGAAGCCACGGTTACCACCCCCATATGAACCCCACCACAGCCAACATGTACTCTGCGACAAGCGCACCGACTAATTACGACTATGGACCCAGATAA
- the LOC127440233 gene encoding T-box transcription factor TBX1-like isoform X1, with translation MDDSSPLSPKANAFSIASLISAREQAGNATFEKHGIGLDKQVAQNCSGSFKMHYSTVTREMEAISSPWLTQLSHFCDVAAFTTSSLSSLNTPGSYHLSPSPGDPYSHHESQFEPCPAAQHGYTYSGSNPAQAPTQGDTGTSNCSSSSSSSTPNKTLVKKNPKVANINVQLEMKALWDEFNQLGTEMIVTKAGRRMFPTFQVKIFGMDPMADYMLLMDFLPVDDKRYRYAFHSSSWLVAGKADPATPGRVHYHPDSPAKGAQWMKQIVSFDKLKLTNNLLDDNGHIILNSMHRYQPRFHVVYVDPRKDSEKYAEENYKTFVFEETRFTAVTAYQNHRITQLKIASNPFAKGFRDCDPEDWPRNHRPGSLQIMSAFARTRNPMSSPPQQNGTEKEDSRREYDRDPSGTTLHSDPAHQLMSRVLSPALPVLGGLHAVPLTAGPRSPPHELRLDGHPQPPDTLHHHPYKYPTTYEHYLGAKTRPSPYPSPSIRSHGYHPHMNPTTANMYSATSAPTNYDYGPR, from the exons ATGGACGACAGTAGTCCGCTTTCTCCAAAGGCAAATGCTTTCAGTATTGCCTCTCTGATTTCAGCGAGGGAGCAAGCAGGAAACGCAACATTCGAAAAACACGGCATTGGCCTGGACAAGCAAGTGGCGCAAAACTGCTCCGGAtcctttaaaatgcattacagcACTGTCACGCGGGAGATGGAAG CAATATCAAGCCCGTGGCTGACGCAGCTGTCCCATTTTTGCGATGTTGCAGCCTTCACGACCAGCAGCCTGAGCAGTCTCAATACGCCCGGGAGTTACCATCTCTCTCCTTCCCCTGGGGATCCGTACAGCCACCACGAAAGCCAGTTCGAGCCGTGCCCGGCAGCCCAGCACGGCTACACCTATTCCGGATCCAACCCAGCACAGGCCCCGACGCAGGGAGACACCGGGACATCCAACTGCTCCTCGTCGTCGTCAAGCTCAACGCCGAATAAAACGCTGGTGAAAAAGAACCCTAAAGTGGCCAATATTAATGTACAGTTGGAAATGAAGGCGCTCTGGGACGAATTTAATCAACTTGGAACTGAAATGATCGTCACAAAAGCCGGGAG GCGAATGTTTCCTACGTTTCAAGTCAAAATATTTGGAATGGATCCAATGGCAGATTACATGCTCCTGATGGATTTCTTACCAGTGGATGATAAACGATACAG GTATGCCTTCCACAGTTCATCGTGGCTGGTGGCTGGGAAAGCTGATCCAGCGACTCCAGGCAGAGTGCACTACCACCCCGACTCACCTGCCAAAGGAGCACAGTGGATGAAACAGATAGTTTCCTTCGATAAACTAAAACTAACCAACAATCTGCTGGACGACAATGGACAC ATAATCCTGAATTCAATGCACAGATACCAGCCCAGATTCCACGTGGTCTACGTAGATCCTCGGAAAGACAGTGAGAAATACGCCGAGGAAAATTACAAGACATTTGTTTTCGAGGAGACCAGATTCACCGCCGTTACAGCATATCAAAATCACAGA ataACACAACTGAAAATCGCCAGCAATCCGTTTGCCAAGGGTTTCAGGGACTGCGATCCTGAGGACTG GCCCCGGAATCACAGGCCGGGCTCTTTGCAAATCATGAGTGCGTTTGCTCGAACCAGGAACCCCATGTCCTCTCCCCCACAGCAGAACGGCACAGAGAAAG AGGACAGTAGACGAGAATATGACCGTGACCCCAGCGGCACTACCCTTCATTCTGACCCGGCTCACCAGCTGATGTCCCGAGTTCTCAGCCCTGCTCTTCCCGTCCTTGGTGGCCTACACGCCGTACCCCTCACAGCTGGCCCACGCAGCCCACCCCACGAACTGCGCCTCGACGGACACCCCCAACCGCCGGACACCCTGCACCACCATCCGTACAAATACCCCACCACCTATGAACATTATCTGGGAGCCAAAACCAGGCCATCTCCGTATCCCTCACCAAGCATTAGAAGCCACGGTTACCACCCCCATATGAACCCCACCACAGCCAACATGTACTCTGCGACAAGCGCACCGACTAATTACGACTATGGACCCAGATAA